The Rosa chinensis cultivar Old Blush chromosome 7, RchiOBHm-V2, whole genome shotgun sequence DNA segment AAAAAAAATCTAAGAAGGTCAAAGTTACACCTAAACCTGGGATGCGTGCTCAAGTCCAGAAGAGCGCAAAACACTTTAATTGTTAATGAAGATTTTGTATTGGAACGCCCGTGGATTTGGGAACGATGACACACGACGGACTTTAGCTAGTATGGTACGTGCTCACAAAGCCTTAATTATTTGCATTTAAGAACCTTTCATTTTGTTCAACACTATTCACTTCTCCTTTTGGAGATCCTTGGGACTCCAGCTCGTTACTACTAACAATCGAGGACAACAAGACCCAATTTGTGGTTTCTATGTCATGAAGCTCTCAGGGTACAGGAAATCTCGGCCTCAGACCAACAAATTTTAGTATCTTGTAGCTTTGAGGGGGTTTCTTGTGCCCTAACGGCGGTGAATGCCAAAACTACGGTTGCCGGTAGACGTTAGCTTTGGCAAGAATTAAATCACATTCATTCCCAGCATAGCCCGGGGCCTCAATTGGTGTTCGGAGACTTTAACTGCATCTTGGGTGAGCATGAAAAGCGTGGAGGAGCTCCTCCAAATAGAACTTCATGTCTAGAGTTTAGTCAGATGTGCTTTGATTGTGAGCTATTGGATATCCCCACAAAAGGTCTAGCATACACTTGGTCAAATGGTCATACTGAGGTCAGACTGGATCGAGCTCCTGGGAACATGGAGTGGATGAACTCGTGGAGCTCAATGGATTGTTGCACCCTTACAAAGGCTACGTCAGATCATTGTCCCATTTTAGTGTCCTGTGCCAAGGATGATGCTATCCCGAGACCACCTTTCAAGTTTCAGAGTTTGTGGTTGCAGACACCTGATTTCTTGGCCGTAGTTCGATCCTTCTGGAACAATCTACATTATTATGGGTGCCCCCAATTTATCCTAGCAGCCAAATTACCGGCTTTGAAAGGCATGCTGAAATCCTGGAGTAAAGAACAGGTGGGAGATGTACATGCTCAGGTCGCTCACTCTAAGGAATCTTTAGATGCGATTCAAGCTGAAACATCCACCCATGGTTTATCTGATGAGAGACTCATTGTAGAGAATGAAGACCACATCAGTTATTTATCGGCCCTATCTCTTCAAGCTACTCTCTTAAGGGACAAATCTAGAATACGTTGGCTAAAAGAGGGTGACAGGAACACAACTTTTCTACATAATATGGTCAGGGTTCGGCGTCTTCGAAAATTCAATTACATCATTGTTGGTTGAGGACAGGGTGCTCAATGATCAAGCTGCTATTGCTGCCCACGCGATACAACACTTTGAAAGTTGTTTCACTCAAGATCATCAAATAGATAACACTAGTCTAGTGGAAAGGGTGATCCCTCTTATGGTGACGGAGGAAGAGAACTCTTCTCTTCTAGTCACTCCTTCTACTGAAGAAATTAAAGATGTCGTTATGAAAATGGATGGAAATAGCGCCCCAGGGCCTGATGGTTTTGGAGGTTGTTTTTTCACCTCTTGTTGGTCTGTGGTAGCTCATGATGTAATACGGGCAGTTCAGAGTTTTTTCATCAATGGGTACATTATGCCGCATTTCAACTCCAACATCCTCATATTAATTCCCAAGCTAGAAGACGCTGAAAGCATCTCAGACTTTCGTCCAATTGTACTTGCCAACTTCGTGTTCAAGATCATCACAAGAATAGTGGCAGATAGGCTTAGTCCAATAGCTTCACGTATCATCTCCCCTAACTAAAGTGCCTTCATTAGAGGACGGTCCATTGTTGGCCCCATTGTGTTGACCTCAGAATGTGTTAATCTCCTAGACCAAAAATGTAAGTATGGGAatttagaaattaaatttgatatCAGCAAAGCCTTTGACACTTTGGATTGGAATTTTCTTCTTCGAGTCCTCGGTGCCTTTGGGTTTGATGCCACCTTCGTAAGCTACATTCACATTATCTTGCGCTCTGCATATCTATCGGTCAGCGTTAATGGGCAGGCCAATGGGTACTTTACATGCTCCAGGGGTGTCCGTCAAGGTGATCCTTTATCTCCTTTATTGTTTTGCCTAGCGAAAGAAGTTCTAAGCCGTGGCCTTACTTCTCTGGTTAATAGAAGGAAGATCAAGACAATTGCAGCTCCCTTAAGTGTCTCTCCCACATCCCATGTGCTGTTTGCGGATGATGTTATGATATTTCTTCAGGGTAAGCCTTCTCACCTATGAAATCTAATGTCATTTATGGAAGAATACGCTGTGAATTCTGGGCAAGTGGTCAACAAAGCCAAATCAAATTTATTTTTGGGAAGATATGCTTTGCCGAGGCAGAACAGAACTTGTGGTTTACTTGGAATATGGCCAGGACAACTTCCCTTCACCTATCTCAATGTTCCCATTTTATTGGGCATCCGAAATCCGAACATTTGGTTCCAATTGCAAACAAAGTGAGATGCAAGCTTAGCTCCTGGAATGGCAAACAATTGTGACAAGCAGGCAGGTTGCAACTTATATCCTCCGTAATTGAAAGCATCTTGATCTACAGTTTCCATATCTATGAATGGCCAAAGTCTCTGCTAAATAAAGTACAGAGTTGGATGAGAAACTTCTTTTGGAATGGTGATCCACTTAAGAACGGATCTGCCCCAGTAGCCTGGAGTGCGGTATGCTCTCCAAAATCTCAAGGAGGGTTAGGTTTAAAGaatctttttgttttgaatagATCATTGTTACTAAAAAGATGTTGGGAGGTGGCTTCAAAGGTATCCACATCAGCGAGGTTCCTACATGATCGCTTTCTGCGAGTGGGTTTGCACCATTGTTTGTATTATAAGAAATCTGCAATTTGGCTTGGTTTAAAAAAATTATGGCCAATGCTTCTTGTGAGGGTGCAATGGCTCCTGGGAGATGGTTCTACAATAAGGTTTTGGAAAGATAATTGGTTAGGTGAGGCAGTAATTCACTCCACAGGTTATGAGGAAGAAGTCTGGAAGCTCCTAAATGACAAGGTTAGTGATTTTATCTTGAATGATCAGTGGAACCTCCCTCCTAGTTTCTGCAGGGTCTTTCCCCAAGTTGCCCAATCTATTAGCACAGTCCCAATATCATCTGATCTTGCCTCGGACCAGCTGATCTGGACAGCGACATCATCTGACACTTTGTCGTCCAAGGAGGCATACCAGGTGTTGTCTCCTCCCATACCTGCACCACCTTGGTGTAAGCGAATTTGGCATCAGGCCATTCAGCCACTAAAGAGCATGGTTGCATGGAAAACCTTACTTAATAGAGTTTCTACAGATGAGCGGCTTTAGTGTCGTGATACCAGGCTCTGTTCAAGATATTACCTTTGCCAAAAACACCTTGAAACTACTAATCACCTTTTTTTGGAGTGTGCAGTGGCTGCGTCATCTTGGGCTTGGCTCCAACAAATGTTCAGGCTTATTATTCCTCCAGGTACACCCCTGCATGACTTGTTTCTTGATGCTACCCTCTCTATACTTAATAAATCATCAAAATTGCTATGGTTTATATCTGTCTGCAACTTACTTTGGTGCCTGTGGAGTGAAcgtaataaaagaaaatttgaagGTGGTGAGTGTTGCCCCTCTAGATTCAAACAATTTTTTCTATTGCCTCTAAAAGAATCTGTAGGTTTAGCTTTTGTCCCCTCCTCTGCTACCTCGAGTCAGTTTCCCATCTTTGGCTACCTGGGCATTTAACCTTTTCTTCCCTCGGCCCCCGCTTCACTCCTGTGATTTGGCAACCTGGAAGCTGGTTTAAAGCTAGCTCTGATGGTTCTTACGATGCTATTAACCAAGCTGGCTATGGAGCAGTTTTCAGAAACAGCGATGCGGCCTTCTTGGGTGCTTTTTCTTGCAATGCACAGGTCTCTTGTGCCATTGATGCAGAGTTACTGGCTGTGATTGAGGTAATTAAGGTGGCAAAAGAGAGAGGATGGTTCCCTTTGTGGATAGAAACAGACTCCATGTTGGCATTACAGTACTTTAAAAAGCCAGGCTTAACGCCTTGAAGGCTTCGGGTTAAATGGATGAATAGCCTTGCATCCATTAGACAGTTTCAGGTACACGTCACTCATGTCTTCAGGGAGGGGAATCGAGTTGCAGATAAGCTAGCTAACCACTGTGCATCACATAGTGGGTCAGTTTGGTGGGATTCAATCCCTCAATTCTTGATTAGTTATTTTGGTCATGATTTTTCTGGACGTTCTACTTACCGGTTTGGTTAGATTTGGCTGGTCTTTTCTTTGTCTGTTATATGTATGGGAGTGGTTAAGGTCTAGTCCCCCACCCTTTCTCTCTGTATCTTTACATTCTTTCTTAATAAATACACTATTGAGGGACGGGCGGTGGGCTTCTGGTTGTAATGGTCCCCTTCGGGGTTGTGTGGGTGTCTTGGTGCCCCTTTTAGACCGTTACagaggagctaatatcgcctaatcctcattagtttacaaaaaaaaaaagtttctagACTATAAAACCAATAAAGAAAGCATTGTAGTTAGCTTAACGTAGCAACATTCTAGCTaacaatttcaaaaaataaaaaacagtaaAAGTTGATACAATACATACTTAACATGCACATATGTAGCTGCTTCATATATGGCTCCTACGTAGAAGGGTCCATTGCTTTCCAATTGTTCAATCACTACATCCATGTCATGCCATGCTTCTCGAGTTTCTTCTTGTCTTCCTGGCCATGAATCATTAACCATTATGTCATGTATCAAAACATAATTAGGGACCAACAAAACTGAGAGAAGGTACACTTAATCAATCAGTCATACTATAGTCATATacagaattgagagaaaaaacTTATGAGTTCATTAGATATTCATGACTCAATTAGAGAACAGGCAATCTATCATACAAAATACTATCAGAATTGGTTGATATGATAGGATATACAGCAAGAATAAATCCACTGAGATGTAGATACTTACTGGAATACATGCTGGGAACAACTTTCATTATCACCAGTTAAAATTGACTGCCTAAGTTCATAAACATGCTTTCTCGATCTGCACTTGGAAAAAGGAACATAACAGCTTCATGAGCAAGAAAGCACAACTCAAAAACCTGTTGATCCAATTTAtagattttctctcttttttctcctTCAATTTATGTATGCATTAGCATACAAGATGCTTTATTTATAGAATGCTAACTAATTATATAGATCTCCCTGATTTAGTAGTTTTATCACTTAGTCAACATAACTGGTGGTTTCTCCTAAGGGAAGTACAAGAATCACAAAGTCTATACTGCTGGTCaatgaagaaaatttcaaacctaAATAACTGTGATTATAGTAAGTACATGGTACTCCAAAAAAAGACATTAATTATTTCCAATCGTACCTCCAATACTTCATTGGTACACCTAAAATAGGTTTAATAATTTAACCTTGCAATCACAAATATTAGTCAATCGTAGTATAGGAAAGAAGGGGTCTCCCACAGAGGATTGTACTTAATATGCAAATCGAGACTCAAAAACAGACAAAACACTAAAACTGACCTCTAATAAAGACGAAATTAAAAACCCTATCTAGACTTAacgaaaaattatgaaaatttacagacacGAACTAGAAACCCTAAAAACAAATCATACAAAATTTCATGGGAATCGAAGTTGATTTACTatactaaataaataaaacaaaacagagaacagaaagtgacgaaaataaataattatttttggtttttgaaataGATGAGATTAACAATAGCTAGGAACAACCATACACTACTAGACCATGTTTCACCTATGTTGAACTTAACCTATTAACCTTTCATACTTGATATGTTAAGTGCATGATGTTTGCATCCTAACCTAGCTTCTAACATAGAACCTAGAGTGATGTTCTCGCACAGCTCTCAAGTCAAAAGTCATTAAGAACAAAAAGGTTGTGAATAAAGCTAGGCAATTTCGGTACTGATGTTGTCCTAATCTATCTAGATGCTAATTCATATGAATGGGGCTCAGATCACTCATGTGCTACTCTAGATAACATGCTTGACATGATGATCTAAACACGAAATCATAGTAACaaaatcctagcatgcttactaCGTTTGCAACCATAATAAACGAAACTCGAATTTATCAATGAGAaaccaatgaattaacaaacattcaatatccaagaaactataaaattaaaaccaaaatatTAGTTTACACATGTCTAGGGCTTAGGCAGCCCCTAACTATTAAAAACTATTAGCaatacataaaagaaataaaataaaacatgaaaagagagggaggagagGATGGCGGCAATGGACTGATGTTGCGCGTCCAAAGATGTCTACAATGATGCCCTAGACTCCTTTTTATATAGTTATTGCGTcaagacttcttctcctccaagaACTAAGGAATTTGATCTCTAATTAAAGAAGGACTTTTAATTCTTCTTCCCTTATAGCTCTAGGAGACAATCTTTCCTTGTTTGTATTCAGATTCGCGCGCAGTCTGACCTCCTTGTACTAAATcggtcataacttcttctagaaaaatcatattcATGAACTGTAAAAATATTTGGACACTAGACATCtgaggctttccatcaatataaagaacaTTATCTGGATCGTCCTGAGCTGCTCTCAATactctgtcgaagttgactgatttgCACAGACTGATTTGCTGATTTTggctttcaatccctcttttgcttcttttcttcttctttactctaaaatacctacaaaacatataaacaaagtaaataactagaaaatatcAAGAACTAACAATGAAAATATTAAGGATTTTGATATAAATAATGTACAATTACGCTCCTATCATTCATCAAACTCAACCAGGCTCTTTCTTCAAatatttgattttattataaaattGATATAGCAACAAGAAGTGAGAGCTTACCCTAAACCTTGTTTCTGCTCCACATATGACAAAATTTGCAGGCTTGTCATGATAGAGATATATTCTGGAATTGATCATGTTATATTGCAGCTTCTTAACATCCTGCAGTATAGAGCAAACCGCATAAGAAAAATGATTGTTATGAACATCTGGATTATTCTAATTAGAAGATACCAAAACTATAAAGATGACTCACAATTTTTGCATGTTTTTCATGTTCGACAAGTTTTGAAAAACTGAGCTCTCTCCAGTTAAGTCACTGATTACTCTGCCTCATGATAAGAAAGACAAAAGCCTATTTCAGTAATGATCTTTCAAAGCAAAGAAGGGAAAGAATGCGAAACTAAGATAACTGCTAAGTTATAAGCCACGACTCACAAGTATGTCATATTACGTAAGGCAGAAAGAGTAGAAGAAATGGGCCCTTCAAAGCCACTCTCTGGCGAAAATATTTTATAGCAATTAAGATTACACATGAAGTATTTGTATACAATTAAAAAGCATAGCAGAAAATTAAAGATCTCTTACACAGAATCACTTCAAACACTTGAAACCATATGCATTTTGATACAAAAATGTATATGAACTTAATACACAAAATTGGGTCACATAGAAACTGAAAGAGAAGAGTTAGTAAAAGTACCAAGTTGGCTTCAAATTAGCAGCAGTGAACAACCAATATCTAGTAGTCCTAATAATCAAGCATTCTTTGGTCCCAGTTTCCTACCACCAGAGACAAGTACAAAATCCCAAGCGACGTTGTTCCCAAATCCTCCTCCTGATAccaaaacccatatcaattttgctacaaatcaatcaaaatgtttTTCAATTCACCCCTTAAATTCGAAAAGCCAAAACTCACCATGTTGATAGTGCTCTCTAGATTCTGAGCGGTATCGTAAGCAAGAAAGATCAACAAAAACGCAGAGATGATAACATGAACATCTTTGGTATGACTTCTTCCCTCCTCGACCGGAAAATCATCAGCGATGAAGAGAGACATTATCTAATGAGAACAGCGTCGTGGACCTTCTTGTCACTGGCCCAGCACAACACCGCATCATTGGCGCAGCACAGCATGTTCACCTCCGCCGTTACAAACAACTTCGTCTTTTGTATCTCTTCAATTGACCATAGTTTGAGAgcaaggaggagagagaaagtggatctgggGCACTCTATCTCCTCCATTGCTAAAGAGGAAGATGAACAATCTACGAGAACAGAACCCTAAATCTAAGAGAAAGGTAGAGATAGATGGGGAACCAGATTCAAAATCTACCTTCGGTCttggtttcttgattatcttggaGGGCAACTCTATTCATCCTCAGCCATTAGATTGAGATTGAAAATTTAAGGGTACAAAAGGAGAaaaggaaaattgaaattggaagAGCGAGAGATGAGAATGGTGGCTGGCAAAGCTGTAGAGAACTCGAAGAAGAGATTTCAGTGCTAGGTGATTCAAAAACATCGATTTCGAAGAATAGAATGAGGATTTAGGGAGAGAGTGATCAAGGGGAAGAATAGAGAGGCTGCCGAGTCTAAGAATAGAGAGAGTATCTAAGTTTGTCGAAAATGTGGAGTAGTGGATGACTTatcctatcttttttttttttttttttttttttttttttttgagtctgTGAAACAACGTATAATTAAAGATCTATTGTATGAATGTAAAAAATTTTGATAAACAGGGGGAGGGAAATTTTGCCTCCTGCGCCTATGTATGTTTCATTTGAGTGAAACTTTGCCGCCCACAATTTTGCTCCTTGTTTAGACAACAGAACTATaacaatctgttgtacaaaCTTGTGCATCTTACACTCGGTACACCTGGTAGGATTTGTCAAAGTTCATACAACATTTTGTTATACAACAGAtaataaaaaactgttgtgAGGATAGTTCAAATTCCATTTTGGTGAGCTTGTTCTGGGAGGGAATTATGTgctcatttccctccattctaGGCCTCTGATTTACACAACAGAAACTTCTTAACTCAGCTGTGCAATATCTTCCTAAAAAAaaggttttcaatttgattacattcacacaacagaaatagatTTTAtaccgttgtatgatagagtttgtgttaacacacaacaacAGATTTGTGTTCTGTTGTGTAATGGgtgttgtgtgtttcgatttttgtagtagtgatggggagggtagggtaagagAATTACattaccatccccatacccgacttcattctccATCCCCTTACCCTCCCCAATCCTCGTAATAAGATATTGGGGATTCTCCATCCCCGTCtccattggggattaggtccccatacccgccccaatccccgttaacaatattactaatttattatataaaaatttatacaaataattatggattgtaacatatgaagttaaaatcaaatatcaaaataaaattaatttcttatttcaattaaggaaaattaacatgttgataaagattttttattaaaagaatatTCCTTTTTgtgaacatatttattaacagaatttaaatGATAAAAagagggttattatcacaaatggtacctgaacttatcctctattttatcgatggtacctgaacttcaattttgatcacaaccagaacctgaacttttcgatttcattttaaatggtacctaaggccacctttggtcactattccggccaaatataagaaaacaaaaaacaaaaaaacaagttcaaggcaagtctattaccaaaaaatcatcactatatatgattgcaaccctcgaaatcatcaaaatcatcactatggtggctctaggtaccatttaaaatgaaatcgaaaagttcgggtactggttgtgatcaaaattaaagttcaggtaccatcgataagattgatgtatagttcaggtaccatttgtgataataaccctaaataatatcaaaaatatatgtaataaataatatatatatatatatatatttagatatatatttcatataattcttattgggtgggtatggggatgagGATCAAAATACAATCCCTGCTCAATACCTGATTTCCCCCGAATTTCTCCCTATTAGGGTGGAATACTGGAATACCCTATGGGTACCGTCCGCAAGTGCTTTAGCTGTTCGCGTGAAACTTATGAGCTTTGTGTACGAGATTTAAGATTTAAAATTGTTGGGCTCTGGGCGTGGTAAAAAGTGAGTTGGTTTTGTAGTTTGTGGTAATTtgttataaataaaaaatattacttGTGTTCCAATATTTCCTGGACTCCTATACTTTCACATAACAATTTCATGGCATGGTATGCGTACATATTAAGATATCATCATGAATCTTAGGCTACGTTACCATCTTCACGGACATACGGAAATATTGTCAAACTTTGTTCAGTTTGCCTAATCCATGACTCTAATCTTCTGGTAGCTTTCAATGGAATCAATAAGAGTTTCCCCCAATGGCCGGTAACTCCAACCCAACCTCTCCAATTTTTCCGAACTCAgcttctcctcttcttccttagtATGCGTAAGCCTGCGCGCCAATGGCAACAGAGAGGGGGTAACACATGAGCTCAACAAACTAAGGAGTGATTGTAAGCACAGAAACTGAACATCGAACAATTACTCGAGTAAAATTCTGATATTTGGTGTTGAAATTGTGCTTAGTTCTAGGTTGTTTTAGACTTCCACTTGAAAATGCTAAAAAGTGTAAAACACTATTTGTTAAAAGTTTAACTCTAAACTCCAAATCGCATAGCTTTAGACATAAGCAATCATTATTTGAAAGTGGATATAAAAGTATTTACTCGGGAGAATAGTTGTAGTTGGGATGTGAAATCTTCAAGTACTTCTCCACTACTTCTTCTACCCCAATTGCATGTGCTGTGCATATGTATCTTTCTCCAGCCTCAGATTTCTTGTATACAAGAAGCAGTGCATCAGCTAAATCACGAGCATCCACCACCGTCCAGTAATTGTAGCCCACCTTCTCAAACCCGCCTTCAGAGTCACAAACAGATTGCACAATTATAGAAACTAAATATTTTCCTGCGCAAGATAATGTTCTCTTGCCAGACAGTCCAGAAACGTAAGATGCTTATGCATGTGACGTTACGTTGTAAATTCGAAACTACTAAGTTTACTCTTGTACCTTTGAATCCCATAGGCAGGAGCCAGCTACTAGTATTCAGAGTGGATTGCAACAGTGGCCCCATGATAAGAGAAGGACAAACAGTTACAACATCAAGTCCACTGCTTCTTCCAAACTCCAAGGCTGCAGCTTCTGCTTGTGTTTTGGAAAGATAATACCAATTCTTAGTGGACCTAACATATTCCGGATCAGACCAACATCTCTCGTCTTTCACTTGATCCTTGGGCCAATTCGGGTTCTTTACAACAGCAGCTATAGACGACACAACAACAACTCTCTTCACTTTGGCCTCTACGCAAGCTTTCAATACATTAAGGGTTCCCTCCACAGCTGGTTTAAGTACTTCTGCTTCGGGGTCTGTTATGGCAGTTGGAAAAGGTACAGGACTGGCCACGTGGAACACTCCACTGCATCCTGAAATCGCCAATCTCAGAGACTCATAATCCAGCAAATCTGCCTTGAACAGCTTCAGGTTCTCCGGTGATCTCTCCAGCTTGTTCAAGTGATCATACTTGCTATCCCCTGCAGATTGCATAACATTTGTCATTTTCGAGAATTAATTTAAATTTAGAGACGCAATCAATTAGTTCActacacaaatttacgaatcAGTAGGATAGCAAATATCGTAGGATCTAGCTTGGCACCTGGTTGTCTGACGGTTCCATGGACGACATAGTTGTTGGAGAGTAGAAGCTTGACAATCCAGGAGGCAGCAAACCCTCCGGCTCCAGTTACACATACTGTTTCATACGCATCCACCATTATCTATTGTATTACTTTACTTACTAAACTCcctctttcatatatatatatatatatatatatatatatatatatatatcagtgtTCCTCTACTAATCTATATAGCATCTATAGATATATATAACCTCACCCTATACAATGTTGCTGTACATTAAACTACAACCAATTAAACAAGACAAGAGTAAACCAACTTAAAATAATggattattatcacaaatggtacctaaatttattctctattttatcgatggtacctgaacttcaattttgatcacaaccagtacttgaacttttcgatttcattttaaatggtatctaaggccaccttcggtcactattccggccaaaaaaaccaaatctaagaaaacaaaaacaaaaaacaaaaaacaaaaaacaagttcaaggcaagtctattaccaaaaaatcatcacaaccctcgaaatcatcaaaaatcatcaaaaatcatcactatgatcgcctcccatgccgtttttagtcggaatagtgaccggaggtggctctaggtaccatttaaaatgaaatcgaaaagttcgggtactagttgtgatcaaaattgaagttcaggtaccatcgataagattgaggtatagttcaggtaccatttgtgataataaccctaaaatAATACACTTATACCAGAGACGGCAATAGCCTATAATATCCGATCAAGAGACAACAAATTATGATTGGGAATATAATATATAAGAGACGAATTCTAGTCCTATTCTTGCCGCTCGAGGAAGGCTTATGCAAAAGCATTACTGTGCCCTTTTTTAATCCACTGAATTTGTAGTTGAGCATCGTTAATATTAAGGTTCACATCGTCCCAAGATTCTCATACATGAGGAACTGTCCTGCGTATTTTGTCCCATTGTCATATATATACATCGATCACTTCATGATTACATTTTCAAAGTTTAATTCTTACTACTGTTTAATTACAGGAATGAGAAATAAACAGAACCTACAAGAAGTAAGACCCAAGGGACAAACACCACAGTCCACAGCAAAGGAACGCAGGCTTACTAGGAGCTAAATGCTACATCTATCTAATCTAAGCCAAGAATAAtctcaaaccaaaaagaaaaggccAAGAATAACCATCACATGTCAGTCTCTACTTCTAGATGTAGCAATAATAAAATTGTAAGCAACACCATTTTTGTCCCTCCACATATATTAGCAAATTTTCTGTACAATAGGACATATATAAAAGCTTCCGAAGCCAATTGGAAGCTGGCCAATCAACAATG contains these protein-coding regions:
- the LOC112176826 gene encoding cinnamoyl-CoA reductase 1; its protein translation is MVDAYETVCVTGAGGFAASWIVKLLLSNNYVVHGTVRQPGDSKYDHLNKLERSPENLKLFKADLLDYESLRLAISGCSGVFHVASPVPFPTAITDPEAEVLKPAVEGTLNVLKACVEAKVKRVVVVSSIAAVVKNPNWPKDQVKDERCWSDPEYVRSTKNWYYLSKTQAEAAALEFGRSSGLDVVTVCPSLIMGPLLQSTLNTSSWLLPMGFKGGFEKVGYNYWTVVDARDLADALLLVYKKSEAGERYICTAHAIGVEEVVEKYLKISHPNYNYSPELTHTKEEEEKLSSEKLERLGWSYRPLGETLIDSIESYQKIRVMD